The following are from one region of the Mixophyes fleayi isolate aMixFle1 chromosome 7, aMixFle1.hap1, whole genome shotgun sequence genome:
- the LOC142097566 gene encoding lysosomal dipeptide transporter MFSD1-like → MAVPAESGYYRFVVLFFNCLLTFGSYFCFDIPSVLQNQFQGNLTCTNGSHPNSTHSSNHSSGCVEGLGMTPEQYNLLYAVYAWTNAVVVIVAGFLIDKLGNRFGLFLFSFLTVVGSSIFALGSHFKGTPYLLPLMLTGRLLFGSGNGSLTIVQNRIAAFWFKGKELALAFGLTLSFSRLGSVLNFFLTQRFEAHYGLQWTLWGGTLLCVLGFSSAVTVSVLDKVGMRQLGLDGTIQEESKKVRVQDIRRLTLRYWLLVLTIMFFYNGIFPFVADASKFIQDKYPGYDQQTASYIAGAVYDSSLVLSAAVGILIDYVGMRGVLAVLCAVSTLPVFALLAFTFVPPLVSNLWLGVTYSFAAASMWPSIPLVVPQATLGTAMGLATSVQMIGIGLSNLIVGSILGSKSSESKIPLWRWQQMMIFMLANTIACIVTSVTLNVVDKKQGGTLNKLTKRKPQAGQEPPTESDISPILNEDDDDGSIN, encoded by the exons GGTATTACCGGTTTGTGGTCCTGTTCTTCAACTGTCTGCTCACTTTTGGCTCCTATTTCTGCTTCGATATTCCCAGTGTTCTACAGAACCAGTTCCAAGGG AACCTGACCTGTACTAATGGCAGTCACCCCAACAGCACGCACAGCAGTAACCACAGCTCCGGCTGTGTGGAGGGGCTTGGAATGACCCCAGAGCAGTATAACCTGTTATACGCTGTATACGCCTGGAC tAATGCTGTGGTGGTCATCGTGGCTGGATTTCTCATTGACAAGCTAGGAAACCGAT TCGGCCTGTTCCTGTTTTCCTTCCTGACTGTCGTGGGCTCCTCCATATTTGCTCTGGGTTCACACTTTAAAGGAACCCCCTACCTGCTGCCTCTAATGTTAACGGGACGCTTGTTGTTCGGCTCTGGCAATGGGTCCCTGACAA TTGTACAGAACCGTATCGCGGCCTTCTGGTTCAAAGGAAAAGAATTAGCTTTGGCCTTTGGACTCACCCTGTCTTTCTCTCGGTTGGGCAGCGTCCTGAACTTCTTTCTCACTCAGCGGTTTGAAGCTCACTATGGCTTGCAGTGGACTCTTTGGGGAG GGACTTTATTGTGCGTCCTGGGTTTTTCCTCTGCCGTCACGGTCAGCGTGTTGGATAAAGTGGGCATGAGACAGCTGGGTCTCGATGGAACAATCCAGGAAGAGTCCAAAAAAGTG CGAGTACAAGACATTCGCCGCTTAACTTTGCGTTACTGGCTCTTGGTTCTGACCATCATGTTCTTCTATAATGGGATCTTTCCATTCGTGGCAGATGCTAG cAAATTTATTCAGGACAAATACCCAGGTTACGACCAACAGACGGCATCCTACATTGCTGGGGCTGTCTACGACAGTTCTCTAGTGCTGTCTGCCGCTGTCGGGATATTAATT gactaTGTAGGCATGAGAGGGGTACTGGCTGTCCTCTGTGCGGTATCAACGCTGCCCGTGTTTGCCCTGCTGGCGTTCACCTTTGTCCCACCGCTGGTGTCCAACTTGTGGCTCGGGGTCACTTACTCCTTTGCTGCG GCAAGCATGTGGCCTTCTATtccacttgtagtcccacaagcTACTCTGGGAACCGCCATGGGTCTTGCAACCTCCGTGCAAATGATCGGGATCGGCCTTTCCAACCTTATTGTTGGCAGCATTCTTGGGAGTAAATCTAG CGAATCAAAGATCCCGCTGTGGCGTTGGCAGCAAATGATGATTTTCATGCTGGCAAATACCATTGCTTGCATAGTCACATCTGTTACCTTGAACGTTGTGGACAAAAAACAG GGAGGTACATTGAACAAACTGACAAAGAGGAAACCTCAAGCAGGGCAAGAACCCCCTACCGAATCAGATATAAGCCCTATCCTAAATGAGGATGACGATGATGGGTCTATAAACTAG